In Terriglobus aquaticus, the genomic window GTGTTTGCCTCGCCTCAGAACGCTTTGACGGTCAGCTACCGCTATCAGCACGAGTCGAACGCAAACATCAGCTTGCACAATCCCGGGACCGATAACCACGTGATCGCGATCGGTTTTTCGCATTTCACGCGGCGGTAGCGTTTTTACGCAAGCGGTTGCCCGCTTGGTGTAAGGTGCGCTTGTGATGGCTTCCCGGTTGATGGCGGCGTTGGCCGTGGTGGGTGCGATGGCAGGGCAGGGCGCAGTTGCGCAGGGCGATGGACCCAGCAAGTGGGTTGATCCGTACATTGGCGTGGACTGGGGCGGAAACACCTTCGTGGGGTCCACGGTGCCGTTCGGCATGGTGAAGCTGGGACCCGATATGGAGACCTTCGATGGCCGGAAGTCGGGCTTCGGGTACAGCAGCTACGGCCGGATCGAGGGCTTCAGCCACACGCACCTGAGCGGAGCGCAGGGCAAGTACGGCAACATCCTGCTGCAGCCGGTAGTTGGCCCAGTGAAGCCGGGGGACCTGGCGAGCGCTCGCGATGGGGAGCAGGCGCGTGTGGGATATTACCGGGCGCACCTGCAGCGATATGACGTGACAGCGGAACTGACGTCGTCGCGGCGAGTCGGATTTCACCGCTATACCTTTCCAAAGACGGATGACGCGCACCTTACGGTGGACGTGGAGCACTGCCTGAGCCGAGGTAGCGGCAAGGGTTGGGAAGACCAACACTTCGTGGGTGGCGAGGTGCACGTGGTCAGCGACCACGAGGTTGCCGGGTTCGGCCGCTACACCGGCGGCTGGAACCGCGGTGGAGAGTACCGCGTGTACTTCGACCTGATCACGGACAAGAAAGCCACGGCTGAGCGCACATGGACTGCCACAACGCTCACCGAGGCGAAGAACGCCACCGTGTCGACCGAGACGCCGCTGGGAGCAGTGCTCGACTTCAGCACCCGCGACGGTGAAGTGGTGCAGGCAAAGGTTGGCATCTCTTATGTGAGCGTTGATCAGGCCCGGCAGAACGTGCAAAAAGAAGTGCCAGGCTGGGACTTTGCGGCGGTGCAGCGTGCGACCGCTGCGGCGTGGGACAAGCAGCTCTCCGTGCTGAAGATGGGGCCGGCGACGCCCGATGCACAGCGGCGCATGCTGACGACCGCGATCTATCACACCATGCTGATGCCGGTGGACCGTACGGGTGAGAACCCGGGTTGGCAGTCCGGCGAGCCCTATTACGACGACTACTACGCGACGTGGGACACGTTCCGGTCTTCCGGGCCCTGGCTGACACTGGTGGCGCCGGACCGGCAGCGTGACCTGCTGCGTTCGCTGATCGACATTTACCGGCACGACGGCTACATGCCCGACGCGCGTAGCGGCAATGTGAATGGGCGCACACAGGGTGGCAGCAACGCGAACGTGGTTGTTGCCGACGCTTGGGTGAAAGGGCTCGCAGGCATCGATTACATGACCGCGCTGCAGGCCATGATCCACGACGCGGAAGTGCCGCCCACGGACAAGCAGAAAGAGGGCCGTGGCGGTCTGCAGGATTACAACAGCAAGGGCTACGTGACGCTGGCGGATGAGAGGTCCGGGTCGCGCACGATGGAGTATGCGAACGACGATTTTGCAATCGCTACCGTCGCGTGCGGGCTGGGACAGAAGGACGTTGCCGCCAAGTATGCGGCACGGTCGAAGAACTTCGAGAATCTGTGGGACCTGTCGTTGAAGGAGGAGGGTTTCACCGGATTTTTGCGACCGAAGAACCCGGACGGAACCTGGGGTCCGCCAAACACCAAGGTGCGCGGCACGTGGCCCGACTTCTTCTACGAGGGTGATGAGTGGACGTACTCGCTCTACGCTCCGCACGACGTGCGCGAGATCATTCGACTCGCCGGTGGTTCGCAGAAGTTCAACGATCGCCTGGACTGGACTTTCCGGCGCGGTCACTTTGATGTGACTAACGAACCGGGCTTCCTGCTGCCAGTGCTGTACGACTGGAGCGGGCGGCCCGATAAGAGCGCTGACATCGTGCAGCTGCTGCTAGAGAAGTACTTTACCGCGGATCGCAGCGGTATACCGGGCAATGATGATTCGGGAGCCATGTCGAGCTGGCTGCTATTTCAGTCGATCGGTTTCTATCCCGTCGCGGGGCAGGATGTGTATGTGTTCGGTACGCCTGCGCTGGCCGATGTGACTCTCGACGTCGCGCCTGGAAAGCAGCTCCACATCGTCAGCAAGGGCTTCGATCCGAGCGGGGAAGTGCACTACATTCAGAGCGCGACGCTTAATGGAGAGCCGCTGAACCGGGCGTGGTTCCGCCACAGCGAGATCGTGAACGGCGGGACGTTGGAACTGGTGATGGGGACGGCGCCGAGTGATTGGGGCAAGACGGATCCGCCGCCGTCGATGAGTGATCCCGGACCGGGCTTTTGCGAGCGGGTTCCGCGGCACTAGCTCGTTGAGGCAAAGAAAAGGCCCGGCGACGCCGGGCCTCTTTGTCGCTTAGCAACTAGTTCAGGAACATGGTCGTGTAGAGCGTGTCGCGCTGCACGGGCTTGAAGCCGGCGTCGCGGATGATGCGGCGCAGTTCCTCTTCAGTGGTGCAGTTGGCAGTTCCCGCCGCTTTGACCACGTTCTCTTCCAGCATGACGGAGCCGACATCGTTCCCACCGAACCGCAGGCCCATCTGCAGGACCTTGAGCCCCTGCGTGACCCAGCTGCTCTGGACGTTCTCGATGTTGTCCAGGTAGAGCCTGCTAATCGCGAGCGTCTTCAGGTATTCGACAGAGGTCGCCTCTTCCCAGCCGCGGCCGCCGAGCGCGGTGTGGTTGGGCTGGAAGCTCCAGGGGATGAATGCGGTGAAGCCGCCGGTTTCCTCCTGCAGGCGGCGCACCACCTCAAAGTGGTTCACGCGCTGCTCCATCGTCTCGCCTACGCCAAACATCATGGTCGCGGTTGTGCGCATGCCGAGCTCGTGCGCCGTACGGTGCACGCTGACCCAGTCCTCGGTGCGGCACTTCAGGCGAGCGATGCGCTTGCGAACGTCGTCATCGAGGATCTCCGCGCCGCCGCCCGGGATCGAGTCGAGGCCGGCATCACGCAGGCGCGCGATGGTGGTGCGCAGATCGAGCTCGGAGTACTCCGCGATGGCAAGGATCTCGCTCGCGGAAAGGCAGTGAAGCCAAATCTTCGGGAACCGCTGCTTGATGCCGGTGAAGAGTGCCTCAAACCAGTCGATCTTCAGGTCGGGGTGAATGCCGCCCTGCATGAGTACGCCGGTGCCGCCCATCTCCTCCGTCTCGGCGATCTTCTGAAAGATTGTCTCGAAGTCGAGGATGTAGCCCTCTGCGGCGAGCTTGCCCTTGAGCGGCCGGTAGAACGCGCAGAAGGTGCAGTACTCCGTGCAGAAGTTGGTGTAGTTGATGTTGCGGTCGATGATGTAGCTGACGACGCCGTCCGGGTGCAGGCGGCGACGAACCGCATCGGCTTCCATGCCAATGCCGATCAGATCGTCGGACCGGAAGCAGTCAATCGCTTGCTCACGCGTAATGCCCATACAGCCTCTAGATTACGCTCGCGCGTCGCCGGATGCGGGTGGCAGCGGTCCGCTTTCTGCCGCATCGCACAGCTTGCACGGAAGTGTTCGCCCCAGCATCGGGGCGCGGCCTTCCGGCGTGACGACCCATGGGCGCAACTGCCAGGGCGGATCGTGGCGAACGTGTTGGGCATGGCCGCAGGCGAGCTCGGCGACCCAGTCTGACTGCTCGTCCTGGTGGAAACCGGTGATCGGTTGGAGCATCAGCGGTGCAGCAGGATTGAGGCGACCGCAGCGCCACACGCCAGCGCAGAGAATAGGGCGGCGACCAGGGCGTAGGCGCGGGTGACGCGCTGTGCCTTCGCGGCTACTTCGGCTTCGCTGGACAACTGGCGACCGAGAGTTTCGACTGCCTTGTGCAGGAGTTCGACCTTGCGGTCCACCACCGTGACCTGTTCGCGAAGCGTCTCAAGGCGGGCCGTCTGTTCGCCTACGGAGGTGACAAGCCCGGCGTGGGTGCGAGCGATGGCAGCCATCTCTGCATCGACTGTGGCCTTGATTTCGCGGGTATCTTTGCGGAAGCGCTCGCCCAGCCCGGCCACCAATTGCATCAGGTGCGGCGTCACTTCGCGCACCAGGGTGGGACCAAGTTTGGAGAGCAGACCTTCCAGTGCCATTGCGCCAGCTTACACGGGCTAGACCGAGCGCAGGTGCAGACCGGCGCGGGCGCGCTGGCGATTGCCGACGTATAGATTGATGCAGCTCAGAAGAAAGATGACGGCCATGATGGACTGCGACCAGACGCAGTAGATGCACCATTTCTGGAGGATGTATTTCTCCAGGAACGTGAGACCGAGCGCGAGGAAAAGGCCGATTTGGCTGATCTCAAATGCCCAGAAGTCGCAGCGGAAGAGCGCGAGCGCGGCGATGAGGACGTATCCGGCGATGCCTGCAATGGCCACGGGCAGATGACCCTTGGAGTTCGGGTCTTCGTCAAAGCTGCGCGGCGGGAAGACAGCGAAGCGGGAATGATTGACGGCGCCGCAATCCCAATGCTCGTCGACCGCACACGGCGGAGCGACCCCGGGATCCTGCAAGTGAACGCGAAGGGCCAGTACACTGACCACCGCACCGCCGACGGCAAGCAGCGCAATCAACAGACGAAGCAAACGCATACTCTTTTGACTCTACCGTGAGTCGTTGGACAACCGGGAAAAGGAACCTGCTGCGCTGGTTCAGCTATGTGGGCGTACGCAGCAAGAGGTATCCGCCCAGCATGGCGAAGAGCAGGTCAGGGGACCAGGCGGCCAGCATGGGCGGAAGAGCGTTGACGTTGCCCATGGCTTCGAACACGCCGGACACGAGGGTGTAAACGACGGCCATGGCGATGGCGACGCCGACGCCCGCGAGCGATCCACGCTTGCCCATGGTCATGG contains:
- a CDS encoding GH92 family glycosyl hydrolase, which codes for MASRLMAALAVVGAMAGQGAVAQGDGPSKWVDPYIGVDWGGNTFVGSTVPFGMVKLGPDMETFDGRKSGFGYSSYGRIEGFSHTHLSGAQGKYGNILLQPVVGPVKPGDLASARDGEQARVGYYRAHLQRYDVTAELTSSRRVGFHRYTFPKTDDAHLTVDVEHCLSRGSGKGWEDQHFVGGEVHVVSDHEVAGFGRYTGGWNRGGEYRVYFDLITDKKATAERTWTATTLTEAKNATVSTETPLGAVLDFSTRDGEVVQAKVGISYVSVDQARQNVQKEVPGWDFAAVQRATAAAWDKQLSVLKMGPATPDAQRRMLTTAIYHTMLMPVDRTGENPGWQSGEPYYDDYYATWDTFRSSGPWLTLVAPDRQRDLLRSLIDIYRHDGYMPDARSGNVNGRTQGGSNANVVVADAWVKGLAGIDYMTALQAMIHDAEVPPTDKQKEGRGGLQDYNSKGYVTLADERSGSRTMEYANDDFAIATVACGLGQKDVAAKYAARSKNFENLWDLSLKEEGFTGFLRPKNPDGTWGPPNTKVRGTWPDFFYEGDEWTYSLYAPHDVREIIRLAGGSQKFNDRLDWTFRRGHFDVTNEPGFLLPVLYDWSGRPDKSADIVQLLLEKYFTADRSGIPGNDDSGAMSSWLLFQSIGFYPVAGQDVYVFGTPALADVTLDVAPGKQLHIVSKGFDPSGEVHYIQSATLNGEPLNRAWFRHSEIVNGGTLELVMGTAPSDWGKTDPPPSMSDPGPGFCERVPRH
- the mqnC gene encoding cyclic dehypoxanthinyl futalosine synthase: MGITREQAIDCFRSDDLIGIGMEADAVRRRLHPDGVVSYIIDRNINYTNFCTEYCTFCAFYRPLKGKLAAEGYILDFETIFQKIAETEEMGGTGVLMQGGIHPDLKIDWFEALFTGIKQRFPKIWLHCLSASEILAIAEYSELDLRTTIARLRDAGLDSIPGGGAEILDDDVRKRIARLKCRTEDWVSVHRTAHELGMRTTATMMFGVGETMEQRVNHFEVVRRLQEETGGFTAFIPWSFQPNHTALGGRGWEEATSVEYLKTLAISRLYLDNIENVQSSWVTQGLKVLQMGLRFGGNDVGSVMLEENVVKAAGTANCTTEEELRRIIRDAGFKPVQRDTLYTTMFLN
- a CDS encoding DUF3565 domain-containing protein, which gives rise to MLQPITGFHQDEQSDWVAELACGHAQHVRHDPPWQLRPWVVTPEGRAPMLGRTLPCKLCDAAESGPLPPASGDARA
- a CDS encoding vitamin K epoxide reductase family protein is translated as MRLLRLLIALLAVGGAVVSVLALRVHLQDPGVAPPCAVDEHWDCGAVNHSRFAVFPPRSFDEDPNSKGHLPVAIAGIAGYVLIAALALFRCDFWAFEISQIGLFLALGLTFLEKYILQKWCIYCVWSQSIMAVIFLLSCINLYVGNRQRARAGLHLRSV